The genome window TAATGGCAAGAGATATAGAAACTATTGAAAAAAATGCATACGTGGGAGAAATCGAGAGAGAAGAGCTTCTATCACCTTGGAGACCAATAGTTCTGCTAAGAAGGAAAGATGATAGCATAGTATCTCCAGAGGTCGCTCCAGGACTAAACACTTTGGGTTTCATGCTTCCCTACTCACCTCTTCACTTTCTTCTGATGAGGGAAGTGAGAGATGGAATAGCTGTAATGACAAGTGCAAACATATCAGGAGAACCTACGTGCACTGATCTTTCATGTTTGCTTGAAAGTCTTGGAGACTCAATTGATTACGTTCTGGATCATGATAGGCCTGTATTCAATAGAGTAGACGACAGTGTGGTTAAATTTGTTGATGGAGAAAAGGTCATCCTGAGAAGATCTAGGGGCTTTGCTCCTGCCTGGATTGAAGTTAAAATCGATTTCTTGAGGCCTGTAATAGCCCTGGGGGCATTTCTGAACAATGTTGGTGCAATCGCCTTTGATAACAAGGTCGTTCTAACGCAGCATATAGGAGACATGGACAGCTTCAGCTCGTTGCAGTTTCTACTCTCTACAATAAATAGATTGAGCTCGTGGTATGGTATTCAGGGATCTCCATCAACAGTTGTCATGGATAAGCATCCAATGTATCCTCAAAACAGGCTCTATAGAAATAGAATTCGCATGGAAATTATAGAAGAATTGAGAGTTCAGCATCACTGTGCCCATGCTCTTCAGGCTACAGATGGAGATTGGAATGATAGTCTTCTGGGATCGACGGCAATAGCGATTGATGGAACAGGCTATGGAGATGATGGTAATATTTGGGGAGGGGAAGTGCTGATGATAGAGAAAAGCGGATGTGAGAGAGTGGGTTCTCTCAGCGATTTCCCTCTAATTGGAGGGGATTTGGCGGTTAAGGAAGCAGTTAGGCCCCTGGCAGGGCTTCTTTTTTCCTATTTCGGAGAAGATGCCCGAGCATTGTTGAGGTCTTTCCGTCTAATGGAAAAAGAGTGGAAAGGCGATGGGGAGAAGTTGATTGATGTTCTAACAAACGGAAGATCTGTCTTTCCTAGTTCTTCAAGCTTAGGCAGGCTCCTTGACGCTCTCGGCTGTGCCCTTGGATTGAGATGCTATGCTGATTATGATGGGGAAATACCAATGATGATCGAGGATTTTTCCTTGAATGGGAAAGATAGAGATGATATAGGCGTGAAAATAAGGAAGCAGGGATGTGAGAGAATCGATCTGGGCGAGGTTCTCTTAAAGCTCTCTGAGATAAAGGAAAGGGAGGAAGCAAGGGACTTTCTATACGCTCTTCAGCTTGAGCTTGGTAGAGCTTTAGGAAAAGTAGCTTCCAAATATTCTAGAAGTGGTATTGTTCTCCTTGGTGGGGGGGCTGCTGTGAACTCAATAATTACGAGAGGAATTAGGGAAGCAGTAAGCGAAGAGGGGCTCAGTTTGAGATTTGGAAGAAAAGTTCCTCCTGGTGATGGAGGAATAGCTCTTGGTCAAATTATATATGCTGGGCTCAAGCAAAATGGAGTATTGGGTT of Fervidicoccaceae archaeon contains these proteins:
- the hypF gene encoding carbamoyltransferase HypF; the encoded protein is MEEEARKIIVIGIVQGVGFRPFIYRLAKRLGLNGYIRNLGGSEVVIHAEGELNRIQELILAIERNHPPRAVIEKIEVEDAELEGWKDFFILPSEERKEEKSVIPPDIGMCDECQREILDPCSRFYRYPFHSCVNCGPRYSMMIKLPYDRENTSMSLFPLCERCRSEYGDPNNARRFYAQGISCPICGPKLSLLDSYGRKIDVEDPIQEAASLINEGHIVAIKGIGGYHIAVLATSSDAVSRLRERKRRMRKPFALMARDIETIEKNAYVGEIEREELLSPWRPIVLLRRKDDSIVSPEVAPGLNTLGFMLPYSPLHFLLMREVRDGIAVMTSANISGEPTCTDLSCLLESLGDSIDYVLDHDRPVFNRVDDSVVKFVDGEKVILRRSRGFAPAWIEVKIDFLRPVIALGAFLNNVGAIAFDNKVVLTQHIGDMDSFSSLQFLLSTINRLSSWYGIQGSPSTVVMDKHPMYPQNRLYRNRIRMEIIEELRVQHHCAHALQATDGDWNDSLLGSTAIAIDGTGYGDDGNIWGGEVLMIEKSGCERVGSLSDFPLIGGDLAVKEAVRPLAGLLFSYFGEDARALLRSFRLMEKEWKGDGEKLIDVLTNGRSVFPSSSSLGRLLDALGCALGLRCYADYDGEIPMMIEDFSLNGKDRDDIGVKIRKQGCERIDLGEVLLKLSEIKEREEARDFLYALQLELGRALGKVASKYSRSGIVLLGGGAAVNSIITRGIREAVSEEGLSLRFGRKVPPGDGGIALGQIIYAGLKQNGVLG